In Acidimicrobiia bacterium, one genomic interval encodes:
- a CDS encoding peptidoglycan DD-metalloendopeptidase family protein — translation MKGYESEVVSWGHRLKALLAVVMIAAMLSTGGAQFTPPPPEDDVLEAYPLLFPVAGENSYVDTFGAPRSGGRTHQGTDIFADKLTPVVAAADGTIVRVTIGDLSGRYIVIQHEDGWLSYYLHLNNDTPGTDDGLGAAPVDGIVVGAVVEAGDLLDFVGDSGNAEGTPAHLHFELHRPDGTAVNPYGHLLEAQGVDAPAATLAGVSGAGWIPEYEEINTSLVGRLDPGGGFTADVVVEGDTAYLGTWGRPGLCPGTGVRVVNVTDPASPESIGAFADGNEFPGTSAETLWVGPVNTAFFSGDLAVVALRLCNNDEPGRTRDNFRGLAFYDVNDVAEPTLLSTWSSGDRTQGANSVSVVQRDDGVLLVATTVRQSLLHTDRELGDTRFIDATNPTAPVELADWDNRRDGRPVVGGYDEEEIHAHSVGLCSGGLTAWVSHWDAGTILLDLEDPARPTFVSAIGFIPDGEGNRHSSVYDETSALLIVNEEDFYPTEDDAHTKGWGTQHIYDVSDPRNPVEIAGFATQRSSDDGAGGLGLDGIYSIHDTVMSGSVAISSWYSDGVRIVDLSDPTQPTEVGSFVPPRSRDPVGYWVAPNGATAFPMVWGVDVQDDLIYLSDMNSGLWIIRLDDASTEDEPGPSPG, via the coding sequence GTGAAGGGGTACGAGAGCGAGGTCGTGAGCTGGGGGCATAGGCTCAAGGCACTTCTGGCGGTCGTCATGATCGCCGCGATGCTCAGCACCGGTGGCGCGCAGTTCACACCGCCACCACCGGAAGACGACGTCCTCGAGGCCTACCCGCTCCTCTTCCCGGTCGCCGGCGAGAACTCCTACGTTGATACGTTCGGAGCGCCACGGTCCGGAGGCCGAACCCATCAGGGAACGGACATCTTCGCCGACAAGCTCACGCCCGTCGTGGCGGCTGCAGACGGAACCATCGTCCGGGTCACGATCGGCGACCTCTCCGGTCGCTACATCGTGATCCAACACGAAGACGGATGGCTCTCCTACTACCTGCATCTCAACAACGACACCCCGGGAACCGATGATGGTCTCGGTGCGGCGCCGGTGGACGGCATCGTTGTCGGAGCCGTTGTCGAAGCGGGCGACTTGCTCGATTTCGTCGGCGACAGTGGCAACGCCGAAGGAACACCGGCACATCTCCACTTCGAACTCCACCGGCCGGACGGCACTGCCGTCAACCCGTACGGCCATCTCCTCGAGGCGCAAGGCGTAGACGCACCGGCTGCCACGCTGGCCGGTGTGTCCGGAGCGGGATGGATACCGGAGTATGAAGAGATCAACACGTCATTGGTCGGTCGTCTCGATCCCGGCGGCGGCTTCACAGCCGATGTCGTGGTCGAGGGGGACACTGCATACCTAGGAACGTGGGGGCGCCCGGGCCTTTGCCCGGGAACGGGAGTCCGGGTTGTGAACGTGACCGACCCTGCGAGTCCCGAGTCAATCGGTGCATTCGCCGACGGAAACGAGTTCCCCGGCACGAGCGCTGAAACACTCTGGGTCGGCCCGGTGAATACGGCCTTCTTCTCCGGAGACCTGGCCGTTGTGGCCCTGCGATTGTGCAACAACGACGAACCCGGAAGGACCCGGGACAACTTCCGCGGACTGGCCTTCTACGACGTCAACGATGTGGCCGAACCGACTCTGCTCTCCACCTGGAGCAGCGGAGACAGAACGCAGGGTGCCAACTCGGTTTCGGTCGTCCAACGTGACGACGGCGTGCTGCTGGTAGCGACCACCGTACGCCAGTCCTTGCTCCACACAGACCGTGAACTCGGTGACACGAGGTTCATCGATGCTACCAACCCGACCGCCCCCGTCGAGTTGGCCGATTGGGACAACCGGCGCGACGGCAGGCCTGTCGTGGGGGGATACGACGAAGAAGAAATCCATGCCCACTCCGTCGGGTTGTGCTCCGGTGGACTGACCGCCTGGGTGTCGCACTGGGACGCAGGCACCATCCTGCTCGATCTCGAGGATCCGGCCAGGCCGACGTTCGTCAGTGCCATCGGATTCATCCCGGACGGAGAAGGCAACCGGCATTCGAGCGTATACGACGAAACCAGCGCACTATTGATCGTCAATGAGGAGGATTTCTACCCGACGGAAGACGACGCCCACACCAAAGGATGGGGCACACAACACATCTACGACGTGAGCGACCCGAGGAACCCGGTAGAGATAGCCGGATTCGCCACTCAACGATCCAGCGACGACGGGGCAGGTGGTCTCGGGCTCGATGGCATCTACTCGATTCACGACACCGTCATGAGTGGGTCAGTGGCAATCTCTTCGTGGTATTCGGACGGAGTCCGGATCGTGGACCTGTCCGATCCGACACAGCCGACTGAGGTCGGCTCGTTCGTTCCGCCACGATCGCGCGATCCTGTCGGCTACTGGGTCGCTCCCAATGGGGCCACCGCCTTTCCGATGGTCTGGGGTGTCGACGTGCAGGATGACTTGATCTACTTGAGTGACATGAACTCAGGGCTCTGGATCATCCGACTCGACGACGCTTCGACCGAGGACGAGCCAGGCCCCTCCCCCGGATGA